The sequence CGCCGGGAAACCTTCCGCGCGGAGGAATGGAACCACATCCGGCGCGGCTGGTGTTTTGGCAGCGCGGAGTTCCGGTATCATTTATTAAAGCTCGCGCAAAATCCCGAGGCCGGTTTCACTGTGCCACGCAAGGAAGCCGGTCCCGTCAAGGCGGAGGAAATGCTGGCCCAACAACTTGCCGCGCTGGGATGGACAGAACAAGACTTGAAGACACGGGCCAAGGGGGACCCGGTGAAGATTAGTTTGGCCAGACGGTTGCGCGAGGAAACCACGGTGAGCCTAAAATGGGTGGCCAACCGGTTGCGGCTGGGCACCTGGACGTACCTGGCTAATAATCTGTACGCCGAGATAGACCTTAAGCCGAAACCGCCGCCCCGCAAACGCGGACGCAAACCCAAGCCGAAGCCTTCCCCAGAATCCCCGGTTACACCGAAACCCAAAAGGGCCTTGGCTTCACCACCGGCTGTCATCCCTGAACCGACCGAGTCTTCCCCGTTCGGAGTTCCGGACCCATCAGGTTCCGACCCCGCCCCCAAAGTGGAAATACCAACTCCCGCGCCTGCTCCAGAACCCGCACCCGAGGCTACCAATACCGGCCCGGAAGAATTGCCGGTGTACTGTTTATAACGGTCATTCGTCCGCCGAAATACTATCGGACATGATGGCCAACCGAATGCGGCGTTCGGCTTCCATGTCCCAGTCAGGACGCAGCGGGGCAGCCCAGAAAGTCAACCGGCCCTCCAAATAACTACGCGCCCCGGTCGCTTCAGCCGGAAGTCGGGCAGTCCAGATATTGGCTAATAGCGAGTGCAAAATCTGCTTTAACAAGACGTGGTTTTGACGACGGAACATCCGTAGCGTCCGGGCATCCGGGGTTGCGCCAGCACAGAGATAATCAAGTGCTTTGCGTTGACGAATGGCTTCCTCAACGTTTTGGGAGCCGTAAATGCCCATGGCATGAGCGCAAGCAAGCAAACTCAGGAGCATCTGGGGCCGATACGAGCCGGAAGCGGTGACAAAATTAGGCAGAGATTCAGCCAGCAGCGTCCGCTCCACTGCTTTCAGTACCTTGCGCACCAAGTCAGAGTCACCCAGCAAAGCAGTCACGTCCTCGGGCAATAAACCCGAGGACCGATCATTTGTATTCATATTCAGCATTGTCAGCCTTTCCGCTTTCAAGCCAACCATTTCATTCGTTATCATCGGGGGTAAGCTAAACCCAGTATGCTACAAACATGTGACAGCTAGGTTAATGTCTGGTGTTATCGGCAAGAGCTAACCCAACGCATTTCCTCGCATTGCGCACCGCGTCACCGCCGGGTTGAAGAGAATGGCCGGCCTTATCCCGATTTTCTTTTATTCCAAGATTGGCTTCCGCCCGGTTTCACAATTATATTCGCCGGGTGTTGATTGAATTGACCAATACCTTGATTGCCGGCAACAAGTTATCGGATGGCGAAGTCGCGCTCGCCGTCCAGGGCTTGACGGATGAACGGCTTTCCGCCGAGGTGAAGGCCGGCTTCCTCACGGCGCTGGCCAATAAGGGCGAGTCACCTGCGGAACTCGCAGCGTTTGCCGGCGCGCTGCGCGAGTTGTCCATTTTCATCCCGTTGGATGCGGCGACACGGCAACGGGACATTCTGGATGTCTGCGGAACTGGGGGTGACCGGTTGCACACGTTCAACATTTCCAGCACGGTGGCGATTATCGCGGCGGCGGCGGGCATCACGGTTGCCAAACACGGTAACCGCGCCATCACGTCTCAATCCGGCAGCGCGGACGTGTTGGAGGCGTTGAATATTCGCGTGGACCTTTCCCCGGACGAGGCGGCGCAGGCGTTGCGGGAGCATCACTTTGCGTTCTTGTTTGCACCTCGGTATCACCCGGCCTTCAAGCATATCGCCCCGGCGCGGAAGCTGTGCGCGGAACGCGGCCAGCGCACCATCTTCAATTTCCTGGGGCCGCTGTTGAATCCGGCGCGGCCCACCTGCCAGTTGATCGGCGTGCCTGCGCCGACGCTCTGCGAACATCTGGCGCGCACCTTGCAGACGCTCGGCATCCGGCGCGGCATGGTCGTCTCCGGCAAGGTGCCGCTGCCCGATGGCACGGTGGCGGGGTTGGATGAACTCTCCACCCTGGGCGAAAGCACGGTGGCCGAGTTTTATCAGGAACGCGCCTTGGCGGTTTCGTCGTTTGATCCAGCCTGCCTGCCGTTGCAACCGGCCACGCTGAATGATCTGGCGGGTGGCGATAAACACACCAACGCCGCCATCATGCGGCGCATCCTGCGCGGGGAGGAGCGCGGACCCAAGCGGGAGGCGGTGTTGCTAAACGCTGGCGCGGCGTTATTCGTCGCGGGCCGCGTCAAGAGCATCGCGGCTGGCTGGGAGTTTGCCGCCAGTTTGATTGACGACGGTGCGGCGGCCCGGAAGCTTCACGATTTGCAGAACGCCTTCCCGGTCGCCACTCCATGAACGCGCTCTACACGATCCGCGGCGCGGATGGCCAACCGTACGGCCCCGTTCCCGCCAGCCTGTTGCGCGAGTGGATCGCCGAGGGCCGCGCCAATGAAAACACGCTGGCGCAAACTTCGGCCTCCTCCGCATGGCAACCGCTCAACGCGTTTTCCGACTTCAACGATCTCTTCAACACCCCCCCGCCGTTGGCCGCCGAGCCGCCCCCGCTGGTTGCCCCACCCCCGGTCCCCGCCGCACGCCAACCCGTTCCCAATTACTTGGTGCCCGCAATTGTCACCACCTTTTGCTGTTGCACGCCAGTGGGATTGGCCGCCCTCATTTTCGCCACGCTGTCGAACAGCCGGGCCGGAGCGGGTGATTATGAAGGTGCATTGAAAGCCGCGTACTGGGCTCGAATTCTGGTCTGGACCGCCTTTTTCGCCTTCGCCTTGCAAATCCTGGCGTACTCGATGCTGTCGGCGATCTTGTTCCGCAGCCCGGCCCATTTCTAAATGAATGACACCCCGCCAGAGCCTGCGCCACGCCGCTGGCTGTACGCCCTGCTTGGCAGCGTGCTGCTGGTGGCGCTAGGCGGATTCTACTGGCTCGACCCGACCCAGCACGCGATTTTCCCACCCTGCTTGTTTCATAAGCTCACCGGCTGGAATTGCCCCGGCTGCGGTGGTCAGCGCGCCCTGCATCAACTATTACACGGCAACGTTGCCGCCGCCTTTTGGCTGAATCCCATGCTCTTCCTGCTGACGCCGCTCATGGCTTGGTGGGGGTGGAACCTGCTGCATCGCAAACGTTCAGATGCCATGGACTCTCCTATGCATCTGCGGCCCGCCTTCGGCTGGGGCCTGCTCGCCGCCGTCATTCTTTTCACGATCGCCCGCAATATCTGGCAAGGATAACGGTTGCCGGAACCATCACGTGCTGCAAACGTTGGCGGCAGTATAGCGCCTCGCAGCTTAGCTGGGGATTATGCTGGACAGCCGGGGCGATTATGTTTGAGTTCAACGCGATGGACGCAGCACGGGACGGCGCGGATAAGGTGTGCGTTTTGATTTTCAAGCGAACCGATTTAACGGGTAATAAATACATGAAACGATTGGGCATTCATTGGGCGGTGAGTTTGGCGCTGGCTTTGGATTTGGCCGGGGCGGCGGCACAAACGTTGAAGGACGATTTTTCCAGCTACCGTCCGGGGACCGAGGCTGGGCCGGCGTGGGAGCCGAACGCCGTCGGTTGGAGCGTCGTCTCCGGCGGATATGAGGGTGACAGCGGCTTCAGTGTATGGCGCAAAGCGCCGTATGCGTCTGCACTGACATTTGCGTGCGATATCACGGTTTTGGAATTGCTGAAAGGGGAATGGCTCACCGCCGGCATCAGTATCTACTCCGCAGAAACCAATTTCTGGGGCATGAATCTGGTGGTGACTCCCGAAGCGCAGGGACGGCGGCATCATGTGGAAATGCAGGAGATGCTGAACGGCCAATGGCTGGCGGCGAATTTGCCGGGAAGCCGGTTGCAGCCGTTGCCGGAAAAGGGCGGCCTCAACTGGCAGGTCGGCCAGACCTACCGCATGGAAATGCGCCTCACCAGTTCCAATATCGTGGGCCGGATTTATCAGGCAGGCAATGAGGTGGCGCATTTCGGATATCGTTTTCAACCGGGCGTGCCTTGCGTTAGCGCAGGGTGGCCTGCGTTGCACGTGAGCGGCTTGCGCGCGCGATTTGATAATGCCACGTTCGAAGTGCAGGAAGTCGCCACCCGTCCGCTCATCGGGCATCCCCCCATCCCTCGATGGCTCTCCCGCGAGGGAAAAACGATGGCTCCTGGCACAGGCTTCTTCCGGACCATGGAAGCCGATGGCCGCTGGTGGTTGTTGGATCCCGAGGGCAAGCCTTTCTTTGATGTGGGCACAGATCACATCAGTTACCGCGGGCATTGGTGCGAAAAGCTCGGCTACGCTCCGTATCACCGCAACGTTGTGGCCAAATACGGCAACGAGGCAGCCTGGTCCTCGAACACCTTGGAACGGCTGACGAGCTGGGGTTTCAACACGCTGCCGGCGGGACATAGCGCGTCACTGCGCCACCGGGGGTTACCTCACATCCTGTTCGCGTCTTTTGGCTCATCGTTTGCCCGGCGGGAATACCTTTGCGAGCCGATTCATTGGACGGGATTTCCCGATGTGTTCAGTCCGCGCTGGGAAGGTCATTGCCGGTTGGTGGCGAAACGCATGGCGCAGGAATCGGCCGGTGATCCCTGGTGTATCGGAACGTTTTTGGACAATGAATTGGAGTGGTACGGCAAACAGGAGAGTTTGGTAGATGAAGTGTTCCAGTGTGCGCCGAAAACGGAGGGTAAAAAGGCGTTGTTTGCGTGGTTGACCCAGCGGTTCGGCACACTGGCGGGCGTCAATCGCGAATTGGGCACGCGCTATGCGGATGAAGCCGGGTTTTTGAATTCGACAAACGTTCCCAAGGCATCGGCCACCCTGACCCTGGTGCGTGATGAGTTTCTGGCCGTGATCGCCGAACGTTACTTCAGCGTCCCCTGTCAGGCGTTGCGCCAGGCGGACCCGGATCACCTGATCATGGGCTGCCGCTTCGCCGGACGCACGCCCAAGCCCGTCCTGGCGGCGGCAGGCAAATACAACGATATCTTCACCTTCAACACCTATCCGCGCGTGGATTTTGAAAATGTGTGGTTGCCGGATGGCACTGGCGGCGTGGTGGACCGCGTGCCACGGGAACTCAGCGAGTTTTATGCGACGGTGCGGCGTCCGATCATCATCACCGAATGGAGTTTCCCGGCGTTGGATAGCGGGTTGCCCTGCCAACACGGGGCGGGGATGCGCGTGGATACCCAAACGCAGAAAGCCGCGTGCTACCGTATTTTTGCGAACGCCATGGCGGATCTGCCGTACATCATCGGACAACATTATTTCATGTGGGCCGACGAACCGGCGTTGGGCATCAGCTCCGGTTTTCCCGAAGACAGCAACTACGGTTTGGTGAACGAACAGGACGTGCCGTATGACGCGTTTGTCCGTGTCGTGACGGACGTGAACCGGCAGAGCGCGGCGCGTCATGCGCGCAGCCGTTTCTCCGGCGAACTCACCCTGCGCAGCCAGCCGGGAGCTGTGGAAATCGTCAATACCAACGCCACAGATGCCGTGGGGCGTTTACGCCTCTCCCAGCAGGGACAGAGCGAGATCAAAGAAGTGACACTCAAGCCCGGCGAAACCTTGCGCCTGCCGGTAAAGAGCAGCGGGGCCTGGGTTGCCGAGTTACAAAATTGGGATGGCCGCAAAATGCGGGTGGCGGGCGGGGCGGTGCCCGGCGCGCGCGCATTGGTGAACGCCTCCGCCACCGCACTGGCGCAGGTGCCCGTGATCGTGGAGACGCCGCAGGTGATCGCAACGCTGCAAAACACCGCGCCCGGAGAACGAATCAAGCTGACGTCGCCGAATAATCCAATAGAAAAACGCGAGCGCGTGGAATTGAAGTCCGCCACCACCGTATGGAGTTGCACGCGCAAAGGCGGCAGTTTGTTCGATTCGATTCAGTCCGGGAACCTGCCGTTGGGCCGGCTGGCGTTTGCGGCGCACCAAAAAATCAATGGTCAGGATCAATGGAATGAGCCAGAACGCGTAGCGGCGCTGGAACTGCAAGACCAACGCGACGCCTGGGTGGTCGAGGCTGAGGTGGAACGTGCGGCGGCGGCTAGTGGACCCGCCGGCTACCGCGCTCGCCTGCGCGCGGTCGTGTTCAAACAACTGGACCTGGCGCTGGTGCGACCCTTGTGGGTGGAGAACACAGATCGCCGGACGTGGGAGTTGGCGGAAGCATTCTGGTTTTGCCGCTCCGCGATTGGCGGTTCCGCTGCCGATGACATCGTGGGTGGGCCGTCCGTGCCGAATTATTATCGCGCGGCGCAGTTCATTACCGATACGAAGCTGGGCGGCTGCTTCGGTGCCTTGGACCAAGCCGAAGGCTGGCGCGTGACGTTCTGGATGAACCCGGCGGGCGGCATTCATCCCGATTCACGCGTGACGGTGAACCAGGAACTGAAAACCGGCGAGCGATGGACCGCGCGGAACACGCCGTTCCTGTGGGTGTACGCCTCGCAAAACACCAACGTCTGGCAGGACTTCTCGCGCCTGGCGAAACAGTCCGCCCAAATCCTGATGGAGGAGTAACTGGCAGCACCACTCCCCTACCCCCTTTGGACCAAACCGTTGTATGATCGAATGTTCGCGGAGATCACGCTGCAAATGATGAAAACCAGCGGGAGTTAGAGAGGAAATCGGACTTGTTAATGATAACAACCGTTCAAAACCCGGCAAGAGCGAGCTTGACACTTTTTGGGCCAGACTTACTGTAATGGGCCATGATAATTGTTAGACGACAATGCCAGTTTTTGCCATGAGAACCTGATCTATGCCTGAACTGGATTACATTACCATCAAAGGGTTTAAGAGCATCGCCTCCATTGAGGAGTTGAAGTTGGGGGCAATCAATCTGGTCATCGGGCCGAATGGCTCGGGTAAATCAAATTTTATAGGTGTGTTCTCCTTTCTGCATGCCATTCGCCAAGGTCATTTGCAGGAGTATCTTCTAATGGCGGGTGGTGCCGAGAAGGTGCTGCATTTTGGCTCAAAGGAAACCGAAGAAATACGGTTGCGAATTTCCTTTCAAGACGGGGTGAATCAATATGAGATCGCCCTGAAACCGCTGGGAGCCGACTCCCTTTTTCCGAGTTCCGAAGTGGTTTACTTTTGGGACAAGCGTTATCCAAAACCCTATGGCGAAAATTTAGCCAGTGAAGGCAAAGAGGCGGGCATTAGTGGCACTAAGGTTGGAAGGATCGGAAGCTATGTTCGTGCCCATTTAGACCGCTGGAGGCTCTACCACTTCCATGATACCAGCCGCAGTTCGCCCATGAAAAAGACGGCGAATCTCAATGACAACCGGTATTTGCGCGAGGATGGTTCTAACATTGCCCCGTTCCTTTATTACCTCCGGGAAAAACATGAAAATGCCTACAGCCTGATCCGCCGAACCGTGCAACGCGTGGCCCCTTTCTTTGACGACTTCCAGTTGGAACCACAAAAGCTTAATCCAGATAAAATTCTCCTCGAATGGAAGCACAAGGGATCGGAAGCGTATTTCGATGCCACGGCACTTTCCGATGGCACATTGCGGTTCATTGCCATTGCCACACTCTTTCTCCAACCAGAGATTTATCGCCCGTCGGTCATTTTGGTGGATGAACCGGAACTTGGCCTGCATCCCTACGCCATCACGATGCTGGCCTCACTGGCAAAACAGGCATCAACCAAGACACAGGTTATCATTTCCACACAGTCTCCACTGCTGCTTGACCATTTTTCTCCCGAAGACGTACTGGTGGCAGATCGTGTGGATGGCGGTACTCAGTTTACGCGGCTAGATTCCAAGAAGCTGGGCGGATGGCTTGTGAATTACAGCCTGGGGCAACTCTGGGAAAAAAACGAATTTGGAGGACGGCCCACACCGGAATAAGGAATCATGGCCCGCCTACTCATCCATGTCGAAGGGGAGACGGAGGAGACCTTCGTTAACGAAGCCCTCGCGCCGCACCTTTACGGCTTTGGTTATCAAAAAGTGAGCGCCCGGCTATTGGGCAACTCCCGGAACCGTGATCGGCGCGGGGGAATTCGGAGCTGGGTTTCGGTGCGGGAAGACATTCTCAACCACCTGAAGGAAGACCCGCAGTGTCTTGCCACCACCATGGTGGATTACTATGCACTGCCGAAAGAGGGACCGAAGGCATGGCCGGGACGTCACGAAGCGGGCTTGATGGCGTTTCCGCAAAAGGCTCAATTTGTGCAGGCGGCTTTGCTCGCGGACATTTGCGCGGAACTTGGCGATGGATTCAACCCAAGGCGTTTTGTGCCATACGTGATGATGCATGAATTCGAGGGTTTGCTCTTTAGCGACTGCCAGCGTTTTGCCGAAGCTATCGGGCGGCCTGAATTAGAAAGACAGTTTCAAGCCATCCGGGACGTTTTCAGTTCGCCGGAAGAAATCAACGATAGTCCGCTAACGGCCCCATCCAAGCGAGTGGCGGAATTGGTGCCCGGTTATGAAAAACCGTTGCTTGGTGCTCTGGCCGTACTGGGGATAGGACTCGACACCATCCGTCAAGAGTGCCCACATTTCCGGGCATGGTTGGGGCAACTTGAAAAATGGGTCCAGTGATGGAAAAAAGTATGAAAAGATTCATTTTATATTCAACCCTGCTATGGACCACCATGACCGGCCTGGCCGCGCCTGATCCCATCCCGGCCTTCACTCCCAACGCGCGCATCCTGTTCCAAGGCGATTCCATCACCGATGGCAATCGCGGGCGCAGTGCCGATCCCAATCATATCCTGGGGCACGGCTATGTCTTTATCACGGCCGCCCGGCACGGGGCGGCGTTTCCCGATGCCCGGTTGGATTTCATGAATCGTGGCGTCAGCGGTAATACCGTGCTGGACCTGGAGAAACGATGGCAGAAGGATTGTCTGGATCTGAAGCCGGATATGCTGAGCATCCTCATCGGAGTGAACGATAACGGTAAAAATGTCCCGTTCGACCAATATGAACAGGTCTATGATGCTCTGATCACTGCGGCCAAGACGGCCAACCCCAAACTCAAGCTGGTGCTCGGTGAGCCGTTTGTGAAACCCACCGGCAAAGTCAACGAGGGTATCGTGAAGCGGCAGGAAATTGTGGCCCGGCTTGCAAAGAAACATGGTGCCGCGCTGGTGAAGTTCCAGCGTATCTTCGATGAGGCCGCCAAACGCGCTCCCGCCGATTATTGGATCTGGGACAATGTGCACCCGACCTATCGCGGCCATCAGCTCATGGCCGATGAATGGGAGCGCGTGGTCCGCGAATTCTGGAAATAGCCTGCCTATGAAAAAAGCCATTTTACTTCTGTTTGTGAGCGCGGTTGTCGCCTTCGCGGCGGCAGAGCCGGCTCCCAAGAATCCCTTTGCCAATCGCTGGCAGCCGGCACCCATCGGCGGCGCGTTCCAGATGGATGAATTCATCATCTGGTGTGGGTCAGTTATGAACCTGGCCTGGCGGGAAGGTAAAACCATCAGGATGCGCAAGCGCGAGCGCCCGCAAGTTCTGTTGGAAAATGGCCGCCCCACCACCGTGTTTTTTGCCACGACGCATCCGGATGGCCGCATCTTCAATACCGGCGTCCCGCTGTCGCCATAGTCATGAAACTATAAAACGTGAAAAGATTAAACTCGCCATATATGACGAATAATATTGCAATATTCATCTAATTCGCCATATATGACGTCTTATGAATATCACATCACAGTTGACCGATGAAGTGATTCTCCAGACCTTGGGCCAACGGTTGACGGGCGCAAGGCTGGAGCGCAACTTGACCCAGGCGGCTTTGGCTGAGCAGGCTGGTGTCTCCAAGCGCACTGTGGAACGGTTAGAATCGGGTGAGGTGGCGACCCAGTTGTCCGGGTTTGTGCGGGTTTGTCGTGCGCTGGGTTTGGTGGAACGCTTTGACACCCTGGTCCCCGAGCCCATCCCGAGCCCGATTGCCCAACTAAAGCTGCAAGGCCGGAAACGCCAGCGGGCGTCGCGCAAAAAGACCGGACCCGGTACCGTAAAAAACTGGACTTGGGGTGAACCGTCATGATTGCCAAAGTTCAATTATGGGGGCGAACCATCGGGGCAGTCTCGCTGACGGAAGGGCGTGATCATGCCGCGTTCCAGTACGACCCTGCCTTTGCCGGAAGCGGCATCGAACTCTCCCCGTTCACCCTGCCGCTGAGTGATCGGGTTTATGCGTTTCCCGAGTTGCCGCGAAATACATTCTATGGCCTGCCAGGTTTGCTGGCGGATTCGCTGCCGGATAAATTCGGCCATGCCTTGATCGATGCGTGGCTGGCATCGCAGGGCCGGACCCCGGAGAGCTTTAATGCGGTGGAGCGGCTCTGCTACATGGGCACGCGGGGCATGGGCGCGCTGGAATTCGCCCCGGCGCTGGGGCCAAAACCGGGCAAGGCGACCCGGATCGAAATTGACTCCCTGGTCCGGCTGGCGTCTGAAATCCTGATGCATCGGAATAAGCTGAAAGTCTTTTTTTTAGGGGCGGCTCGGAAGCGGGCGCTGAGCGATATTC is a genomic window of Verrucomicrobiota bacterium containing:
- a CDS encoding transposase; the encoded protein is MPRQPRIQFPGALYHLVNRGDRDEAIVHTDEDRQRFLETLGEACAKTGWIVHAFCLLPDEFQLVVETPQPNLVDGMKWFLGTYTIQFNRRHRIKGHLFSGRYRSLVIDAVGDYLRRVCDYVHLAPVRAGLVMEREPLCTFAWSSLAQCLQSPEQRVPWFPAARLFQQAGLSDDAAGRAAFEKTIEQRRETFRAEEWNHIRRGWCFGSAEFRYHLLKLAQNPEAGFTVPRKEAGPVKAEEMLAQQLAALGWTEQDLKTRAKGDPVKISLARRLREETTVSLKWVANRLRLGTWTYLANNLYAEIDLKPKPPPRKRGRKPKPKPSPESPVTPKPKRALASPPAVIPEPTESSPFGVPDPSGSDPAPKVEIPTPAPAPEPAPEATNTGPEELPVYCL
- a CDS encoding transposase, encoding MNTNDRSSGLLPEDVTALLGDSDLVRKVLKAVERTLLAESLPNFVTASGSYRPQMLLSLLACAHAMGIYGSQNVEEAIRQRKALDYLCAGATPDARTLRMFRRQNHVLLKQILHSLLANIWTARLPAEATGARSYLEGRLTFWAAPLRPDWDMEAERRIRLAIMSDSISADE
- the trpD gene encoding anthranilate phosphoribosyltransferase codes for the protein MLIELTNTLIAGNKLSDGEVALAVQGLTDERLSAEVKAGFLTALANKGESPAELAAFAGALRELSIFIPLDAATRQRDILDVCGTGGDRLHTFNISSTVAIIAAAAGITVAKHGNRAITSQSGSADVLEALNIRVDLSPDEAAQALREHHFAFLFAPRYHPAFKHIAPARKLCAERGQRTIFNFLGPLLNPARPTCQLIGVPAPTLCEHLARTLQTLGIRRGMVVSGKVPLPDGTVAGLDELSTLGESTVAEFYQERALAVSSFDPACLPLQPATLNDLAGGDKHTNAAIMRRILRGEERGPKREAVLLNAGAALFVAGRVKSIAAGWEFAASLIDDGAAARKLHDLQNAFPVATP
- a CDS encoding CD225/dispanin family protein produces the protein MNALYTIRGADGQPYGPVPASLLREWIAEGRANENTLAQTSASSAWQPLNAFSDFNDLFNTPPPLAAEPPPLVAPPPVPAARQPVPNYLVPAIVTTFCCCTPVGLAALIFATLSNSRAGAGDYEGALKAAYWARILVWTAFFAFALQILAYSMLSAILFRSPAHF
- a CDS encoding DUF2752 domain-containing protein produces the protein MNDTPPEPAPRRWLYALLGSVLLVALGGFYWLDPTQHAIFPPCLFHKLTGWNCPGCGGQRALHQLLHGNVAAAFWLNPMLFLLTPLMAWWGWNLLHRKRSDAMDSPMHLRPAFGWGLLAAVILFTIARNIWQG
- a CDS encoding AAA family ATPase codes for the protein MPELDYITIKGFKSIASIEELKLGAINLVIGPNGSGKSNFIGVFSFLHAIRQGHLQEYLLMAGGAEKVLHFGSKETEEIRLRISFQDGVNQYEIALKPLGADSLFPSSEVVYFWDKRYPKPYGENLASEGKEAGISGTKVGRIGSYVRAHLDRWRLYHFHDTSRSSPMKKTANLNDNRYLREDGSNIAPFLYYLREKHENAYSLIRRTVQRVAPFFDDFQLEPQKLNPDKILLEWKHKGSEAYFDATALSDGTLRFIAIATLFLQPEIYRPSVILVDEPELGLHPYAITMLASLAKQASTKTQVIISTQSPLLLDHFSPEDVLVADRVDGGTQFTRLDSKKLGGWLVNYSLGQLWEKNEFGGRPTPE
- a CDS encoding DUF4276 family protein — its product is MARLLIHVEGETEETFVNEALAPHLYGFGYQKVSARLLGNSRNRDRRGGIRSWVSVREDILNHLKEDPQCLATTMVDYYALPKEGPKAWPGRHEAGLMAFPQKAQFVQAALLADICAELGDGFNPRRFVPYVMMHEFEGLLFSDCQRFAEAIGRPELERQFQAIRDVFSSPEEINDSPLTAPSKRVAELVPGYEKPLLGALAVLGIGLDTIRQECPHFRAWLGQLEKWVQ
- a CDS encoding SGNH/GDSL hydrolase family protein; the encoded protein is MKRFILYSTLLWTTMTGLAAPDPIPAFTPNARILFQGDSITDGNRGRSADPNHILGHGYVFITAARHGAAFPDARLDFMNRGVSGNTVLDLEKRWQKDCLDLKPDMLSILIGVNDNGKNVPFDQYEQVYDALITAAKTANPKLKLVLGEPFVKPTGKVNEGIVKRQEIVARLAKKHGAALVKFQRIFDEAAKRAPADYWIWDNVHPTYRGHQLMADEWERVVREFWK
- a CDS encoding helix-turn-helix transcriptional regulator yields the protein MNITSQLTDEVILQTLGQRLTGARLERNLTQAALAEQAGVSKRTVERLESGEVATQLSGFVRVCRALGLVERFDTLVPEPIPSPIAQLKLQGRKRQRASRKKTGPGTVKNWTWGEPS